DNA from Kitasatospora herbaricolor:
CCTGACGGCCCGCCCCCGACCGCCCGGGGGTGTCCACCCGCACACCCCCACCGATCGCCTGCGTCCGACCGAACAACGGGACGGAATTCGATCGCCTGTGGCATATGCGCAGGGCAGGGTACGCCGACCCGGCGCACCCTGTCCGGCAAACCGTGCTTTCCCCCCGCGTCACGTTCGCGACACCGCAGGCTGCTCCCCGTGGACATCTGGACGTATGAATCGGTGGAGTACGTCACCGTGGCCGGGGAGGCCTGGCTGGCCTCCGCCAGTGAGTACCCGCGCAGCATGCGCGCCCTGTGGCAGTCGCGCCCCTGGGCGCCCTCGGTCCTGCCCTGCGGCCGGGCCTTCGACGTGATCAGCATGCCGTCGCTGTTCGGCCGCAAGGTGCTGGACGAACTGTGGACCTCCGGCCCCGGCTGCGGCCCGGTGGCGAGCCACCGCGGACGGATCCTCCTGTTCGCGCAGCCGGGCGCCGCCCCGCGCCTGCGCACCCTGCTGGCCTGGGAGGAGTGGGCCAGGGACGTGCCGCCGCTGCTCTGCCACGGGCAGGGCGACGCGGTGACCGTGCCGCCCGTGCAGCGGATGGTGAACACGCCCGACTCCCCCGGGCTGGGGGCGGGCCGGTGGATCGTCGCCCCGGACACCCGGGAGCCGTGGCTGCCGGGCGCCGCCGTGCTGCTCTGGGCCTGCGTCCGGGTGTCGCGGGGGCCCGGCGCCGGGCCGCCGCCCCACCCCGGGGCGGCCGGCCCGGCCGGGGGATCCCCGCGGACCCGGCGGCGCGAGCCCCGGCAGAGCGACCGGCGGCCCGGCGCCCACCTCCAGCCGATCCCGTCCGCCTGACCCCCGGCCCGGCTCGCTCCCGTGGGCGCGAGCCCGTCGGTGCGACGCCGCCCGCGGCCCGGTCGCGGCGGCCGGTTTATCGATTTTGGCGCGGCCCCGGCCCGCTGCTAGAGTCTTCCCTGTCAGCAGGCGCCGCTAGCTCAGTTGGTTAGAGCAGCTGACTCTTAATCAGCGGGTCCGGGGTTCGAGTCCCTGGCGGCGCACAGACAGCCGAGAGGCCCTTCGCGAGAGCGAAGGGCCTCTCGGCGCTTCCGGACCCCTCCGAGGAGCCGCCGCCGGAGCGTCAGGCCTGCTCCGCGAGACGGCGCCTGGCCTCGGCCCAGCTGATCGGGAGCTCCTCGACCGACCCCTCCCAGAAGGTGAAGGACGAGTCCTTCATGACCGGCCGCAGCGAGGTCATGATCGAGTAGTGCGGTTCGGCCCGGACGTAGGCGTTCAGGGTGTCACGGTCCTCCCAGGCCGAGAGGGTCCAGAAGGTCCTGCGGAGCGGCTCCGCGACCAACGAGGCCCCGACGGCGCCGGGAGCCCGGCGGACCTGTCGCCAGGCGGACATCGCCTTCAGGAAGAACCGGGGCACGTCGCGCAGGGTGCGGACCTCCAGGCGGGAGGCCATCACCAGCACCCGCACGCCGGGCCGGGGCGGGTTC
Protein-coding regions in this window:
- a CDS encoding bifunctional DNA primase/polymerase, with the translated sequence MDIWTYESVEYVTVAGEAWLASASEYPRSMRALWQSRPWAPSVLPCGRAFDVISMPSLFGRKVLDELWTSGPGCGPVASHRGRILLFAQPGAAPRLRTLLAWEEWARDVPPLLCHGQGDAVTVPPVQRMVNTPDSPGLGAGRWIVAPDTREPWLPGAAVLLWACVRVSRGPGAGPPPHPGAAGPAGGSPRTRRREPRQSDRRPGAHLQPIPSA
- a CDS encoding DUF3291 domain-containing protein, which gives rise to MPTLPWITPNPPRPGVRVLVMASRLEVRTLRDVPRFFLKAMSAWRQVRRAPGAVGASLVAEPLRRTFWTLSAWEDRDTLNAYVRAEPHYSIMTSLRPVMKDSSFTFWEGSVEELPISWAEARRRLAEQA